The Hymenobacter sp. 5317J-9 genome has a window encoding:
- a CDS encoding malectin domain-containing carbohydrate-binding protein — MRLLFLLFLTLAAQAQTTRTTTPLLDNWRTAADDHNQQAHPNFERPDFNDQTWQTVAVPHNWDAYEGYRRQRHGNRHGYAWYRKTFTTGPAAKDARSFLFFEGVGSYATVWLNGQKVGYHAGGRTTLTLDVTAVLKPAGQPNVLALRADHPANIQDLPWVCGGCSEERGFSEGSQPMGIFRPVSLVVTSPVRVEPFGVHVWADSTVSAQAAKLNVETEVKNYGAASQTLTISSQLLDRQGRSVAEISTKQKLAAGAATQLHQQLPVLKQPHLWSLADPYLYRLVTKISAKGKLLDELETPYGVRWVSWPIGRAAAAGQKQFLLNGKPVFINGIAEYEHLIGQSHAFSDAQIRTRVQMVKAAGFNAFRDAHQPHNLRYQANWDSLGLLWWPQLAAHVWYDTPAFRQNFKTLLTDWVKERRNSPSVVLWGLENESTLPADFARECSALIRQLDPTASRERKITTCNGGQGTDWDVPQNWTGTYGGDPATYAADVQRQVLIGEYGAWRTLDLHTEGPPVLNGGPFSEDRFAQLMELKVRLAEAAKDQTAGHFFWLLTSHDNPGRVQGGEGQRELDRVGPVNYKGLLTPWEEPTDAFYMFRANYAPKNKEPMVYLASHTWPDRWRTPGRQDSITVYSNCDEVELFNDVNAASLGRKTHPTGIGTHFQWDGIDIKYNVLYAVGYVAGKAVAKDYIILHHLPKAPNFDRFLADAQPITQPQPGLNYLYRVNCGGPAYQDENGQTWQADQPRTDSKTWGSESWTRDFPGITPFFASQRRTHDPIRGTRDWPLFQSFRYGREKLRYSFPVPNGGYTVELYFTEPWLGTGGGLDCTGWRLFDVAINQETVLENLDIWKEAGHDQALKKTVKVRVTNGQLVISFPHVASGQAVISAIAIATAGASAQPASATQSVIRNLKAAAPAEVAQWSAQTWLDTGTPSFSDVAATFSALPSALFGAEWLRGPGKGATKGAAFTVAAPADVYVALDAKQATRPAWLGGYEDTKTFVETDDAGGHSYRVYRQRYPANAAVMLGPSGAPYLVAANRASTIEPAYDLKAVTGYKPATARLSGPGTVKETVNTKESITFKEPSGGSLEWSIQVGVADTYSLTFRYANQLTRPLSALLTVALADGTVLKTEKVELLPSRPGKWNYLTTSTGGMINAGSYRVRLAATDAAGLSVSGLDVQ; from the coding sequence ATGCGACTCCTATTCCTCCTCTTCCTCACCCTCGCTGCTCAAGCCCAAACGACGCGCACCACCACGCCTTTGCTGGACAACTGGCGCACCGCCGCCGACGACCACAACCAGCAGGCCCACCCCAACTTCGAGCGCCCCGATTTCAACGACCAGACTTGGCAAACCGTGGCCGTGCCCCACAACTGGGACGCCTACGAAGGCTACCGCCGCCAGCGCCACGGCAACCGCCACGGCTACGCCTGGTACCGCAAAACCTTCACCACCGGGCCCGCCGCGAAAGATGCCCGCAGCTTTCTGTTTTTCGAAGGCGTGGGCTCCTACGCCACGGTGTGGCTGAACGGCCAGAAAGTGGGTTACCACGCCGGCGGCCGCACCACCTTGACCCTGGATGTGACGGCCGTCCTAAAACCGGCCGGCCAACCCAACGTGCTGGCCCTGCGCGCCGACCACCCCGCCAACATCCAGGATTTGCCTTGGGTGTGCGGCGGCTGCTCCGAGGAGCGCGGCTTCTCAGAAGGCTCGCAGCCAATGGGCATTTTCCGGCCAGTGTCGCTGGTGGTTACCAGTCCGGTGCGGGTGGAGCCCTTTGGCGTGCACGTCTGGGCCGATTCCACAGTCTCGGCCCAGGCGGCAAAGCTGAACGTGGAAACCGAGGTAAAAAACTACGGTGCTGCCTCGCAAACCCTGACCATCAGCAGCCAGCTGCTGGACCGGCAGGGGAGGAGCGTGGCTGAAATCAGCACGAAGCAGAAGCTGGCGGCGGGAGCGGCCACGCAGCTTCACCAGCAACTGCCGGTGCTGAAGCAGCCGCATCTGTGGTCGCTGGCCGACCCGTATTTGTACCGGCTGGTCACGAAAATCAGCGCCAAAGGCAAGCTGCTCGATGAGCTGGAAACGCCCTATGGAGTCCGCTGGGTGAGCTGGCCGATTGGCCGGGCCGCGGCAGCCGGGCAAAAGCAGTTTCTGTTGAACGGCAAGCCGGTTTTTATCAACGGTATCGCGGAGTACGAGCATTTGATTGGCCAAAGCCACGCCTTCAGCGACGCCCAGATTCGCACCCGCGTGCAGATGGTGAAAGCCGCTGGCTTCAATGCGTTTCGGGATGCCCACCAGCCGCACAACCTGCGCTACCAGGCCAACTGGGACTCGCTGGGGCTGCTGTGGTGGCCACAGCTGGCCGCGCACGTGTGGTACGACACGCCGGCCTTCCGCCAGAACTTTAAAACCCTGCTCACCGACTGGGTAAAGGAGCGCCGTAACAGCCCCTCTGTGGTGCTCTGGGGCCTCGAAAACGAAAGCACGCTGCCGGCCGACTTCGCCCGCGAGTGCAGCGCCCTCATTCGCCAGCTCGACCCCACGGCCTCCCGCGAACGCAAAATCACAACCTGCAACGGCGGCCAGGGCACCGATTGGGACGTACCCCAGAACTGGACCGGCACCTACGGCGGGGACCCCGCTACCTACGCCGCCGATGTGCAGCGCCAGGTTCTCATTGGCGAGTACGGCGCCTGGCGCACCCTCGACCTGCACACCGAAGGCCCGCCTGTGCTCAACGGCGGTCCCTTTAGCGAAGACCGGTTTGCCCAACTGATGGAGCTAAAAGTACGCCTCGCCGAAGCCGCAAAAGACCAGACCGCCGGTCACTTTTTCTGGCTGCTGACCTCGCACGACAACCCCGGCCGCGTGCAGGGCGGCGAAGGCCAGCGCGAGCTCGACCGCGTCGGACCCGTGAACTACAAGGGCCTGCTTACGCCCTGGGAGGAGCCCACGGATGCGTTCTATATGTTTCGGGCCAACTACGCGCCCAAAAACAAGGAGCCGATGGTCTACCTCGCCTCCCACACCTGGCCCGACCGCTGGCGCACGCCCGGCCGCCAGGACAGCATCACCGTCTATTCCAACTGTGATGAAGTCGAACTGTTCAACGACGTGAATGCCGCCTCGCTGGGCCGCAAAACCCACCCGACAGGCATTGGCACGCATTTTCAGTGGGATGGAATCGACATCAAGTACAATGTGCTTTATGCCGTGGGGTACGTGGCCGGCAAGGCCGTGGCGAAGGACTACATCATATTGCACCATCTGCCCAAAGCACCAAATTTCGACCGGTTTCTGGCTGATGCGCAGCCTATCACGCAGCCGCAGCCGGGCCTGAACTACCTCTACCGTGTGAACTGCGGTGGCCCTGCCTACCAGGACGAAAACGGCCAGACCTGGCAGGCCGACCAGCCCCGCACCGACTCCAAAACCTGGGGCTCGGAATCGTGGACGCGGGATTTTCCCGGCATCACGCCCTTCTTCGCCAGCCAGCGCCGCACCCACGACCCCATTCGCGGCACCCGCGACTGGCCACTATTCCAAAGCTTCCGCTACGGGCGCGAGAAGCTGCGTTACTCCTTCCCCGTGCCCAATGGGGGGTACACAGTGGAACTGTATTTTACGGAGCCCTGGCTGGGCACCGGCGGCGGGCTGGACTGCACCGGCTGGCGCTTGTTCGATGTGGCCATTAACCAGGAAACGGTGTTGGAAAACCTCGATATCTGGAAAGAAGCCGGCCACGACCAGGCCCTGAAAAAGACCGTGAAAGTTCGCGTGACCAACGGCCAGCTTGTTATTTCCTTTCCGCACGTCGCTTCCGGCCAGGCCGTGATTTCCGCCATTGCCATTGCCACCGCCGGTGCCAGCGCGCAGCCCGCTTCCGCCACGCAGTCCGTCATCCGCAACCTGAAAGCTGCTGCTCCTGCCGAGGTCGCCCAATGGTCGGCCCAGACGTGGCTGGATACCGGCACGCCAAGCTTTAGCGATGTTGCGGCAACGTTCAGCGCGCTGCCTTCGGCGTTGTTCGGCGCCGAGTGGCTGCGTGGGCCCGGCAAAGGAGCTACGAAGGGCGCTGCCTTCACCGTAGCGGCGCCCGCCGACGTCTACGTGGCGTTGGATGCCAAGCAGGCCACTCGCCCAGCTTGGCTCGGGGGGTACGAAGACACCAAAACCTTCGTTGAAACCGATGACGCGGGCGGGCATTCGTATCGAGTATACCGTCAGCGCTACCCCGCCAATGCTGCCGTCATGCTTGGCCCCAGCGGCGCGCCGTACCTCGTGGCCGCGAACCGCGCCAGTACCATCGAGCCCGCTTATGACCTCAAGGCCGTGACCGGCTACAAGCCCGCCACCGCCCGCCTCAGCGGCCCCGGCACGGTGAAGGAAACCGTCAACACGAAGGAAAGCATCACCTTCAAAGAGCCCAGCGGCGGCTCCCTGGAATGGAGCATTCAGGTGGGAGTGGCCGACACGTACTCGCTCACTTTCCGCTACGCCAACCAGCTCACGCGCCCGCTCAGCGCCCTGCTCACCGTGGCGCTGGCCGATGGCACCGTGCTCAAAACGGAAAAGGTGGAGCTGCTGCCCTCCAGGCCAGGCAAGTGGAATTACCTCACCACCTCCACCGGCGGCATGATAAACGCGGGCAGCTACCGCGTCAGGCTTGCTGCCACCGATGCCGCGGGCCTGAGCGTGTCGGGGCTCGACGTGCAGTAG
- a CDS encoding DUF559 domain-containing protein gives METADTYLPQDKIFTADKRHYGKLGLKERARGMRQEATPAEERLWQCLRGAQLGEKFRRQHSIDRYIADFVCLSQKLIVELDGAGHLEPDQADYDRGRSALLAELGFQVLRFSNEQVLSQMEAVLTTIKASLQRK, from the coding sequence ATGGAAACCGCCGATACTTACTTACCACAAGATAAAATCTTTACTGCTGATAAAAGGCATTATGGCAAGCTTGGGCTAAAAGAGCGTGCCAGGGGAATGCGCCAAGAAGCCACGCCCGCTGAAGAAAGGTTGTGGCAATGCCTACGCGGTGCCCAGCTGGGTGAGAAATTTCGTCGGCAACACAGCATCGACCGTTACATCGCGGATTTCGTCTGCCTTTCCCAGAAATTGATAGTAGAGCTGGATGGAGCAGGCCACTTGGAACCTGACCAAGCCGACTATGACCGTGGCCGTTCAGCGCTACTAGCCGAGCTAGGTTTTCAGGTCTTACGCTTTTCTAATGAGCAAGTCCTCAGTCAGATGGAAGCAGTGCTCACAACTATCAAAGCCAGCCTCCAGCGCAAATAG
- a CDS encoding glycoside hydrolase N-terminal domain-containing protein — protein sequence MSLRLLFLFAWLIISFVAAAQQPLTLWYAQPAEKWTDALPIGNGRLGGMVFGGVGQEHIQFNEATLWTGRPRAYARPGAAQYLPQLRQLLAEGKQAEAEALAEQHFMGLKDHEETYETDKAAWLQKIRAVSVAQAMARPGWKPWVVPSPNGWESAGLEGLDGAVWFKTTFDLPATWAGRNLTLSLGRIRDADVTYVNGQQIGADEGISKKRRYRVPAAALRPGRNEVVVQVINYFDKGGLIGVKEKQPVFVAYPEDAAPETGVALRPDWQYWVQDDNPPLAPSYQASYQPFGDLLLDFPQTGTVTDYRRELDITQAVARTTYRQGGVAFTREYFASAPQQALFCHLTASAKGKITLNARFASLHDKRKIYRLDDHTLALAVQVRDGVLRGVSYLRATTKGGKVTVTNDQLRIENADEVTFSLTAATNFKSYQDVSGQPEQLAKQALDNALAKSYAELKATHVRDYQQLFNPFAIDFGHTANEQLPTDARILKFSPAADPALLALYMQFGRYLLISSSRAGGPPANLQGLWNESLTPSWGSKYTTNINLEMNYWPAEVLNLSACATPLFSFIDQLAKTGQTTANANYNAPGWVLHHNTDIWAGTAPINAANHGIWVTGAAWLCQPIWEHYQFTQDREFLRQHYPVLKQAAQFYAAFLVRDARTGWLISTPSNSPEHGGLVAGPTMDHQIIRELFKTTSAAAKALGVDADLQKDLTAKAGQIAPNQIGKHGQLQEWLEDKDDPADTHRHVSHLWGVFPGTDVTWSQPKLVEAARTSLAQRGDGGTGWSLAWKVNLWARFRDGNHALLILQNLLSPAENGTAPEQGGVYKNLFDAHPPFQIDGNFGGAAGMAEMLLQSQTDALDLLPALPTAWATGSVRGLRARGGFVVDMQWAQGKLQAVDIKSEAGRECVVKYGGKEIRFATRTGGVYKLSGELR from the coding sequence ATGAGCTTACGTCTTCTATTCCTCTTTGCCTGGCTAATAATCAGCTTCGTTGCCGCCGCTCAGCAGCCGCTGACGCTGTGGTACGCCCAGCCGGCCGAGAAGTGGACCGATGCGCTGCCCATCGGTAATGGCCGGCTGGGCGGTATGGTGTTCGGCGGGGTGGGGCAGGAGCACATCCAGTTCAACGAAGCCACGCTCTGGACCGGCCGACCGCGAGCCTACGCCCGGCCCGGTGCCGCGCAGTACCTCCCGCAACTTCGCCAGCTGCTGGCCGAGGGCAAGCAGGCCGAAGCCGAGGCGCTGGCCGAGCAGCACTTCATGGGCCTGAAAGACCACGAGGAAACCTACGAGACCGATAAAGCCGCCTGGCTGCAGAAAATCCGGGCCGTGAGCGTGGCCCAGGCCATGGCCCGGCCGGGCTGGAAACCCTGGGTCGTGCCCTCGCCCAACGGCTGGGAAAGCGCCGGGTTGGAAGGACTGGACGGCGCCGTATGGTTCAAAACCACCTTCGACCTGCCGGCAACATGGGCCGGCAGAAACTTGACGTTGAGCCTGGGCCGCATCCGCGACGCGGACGTGACCTACGTGAATGGCCAGCAGATTGGGGCCGATGAGGGCATCAGCAAAAAACGCCGCTATCGGGTGCCGGCCGCCGCGCTCCGGCCGGGCCGCAACGAAGTGGTGGTGCAGGTTATCAACTATTTCGACAAGGGCGGGCTGATTGGCGTGAAGGAAAAGCAGCCGGTTTTTGTGGCTTATCCTGAAGATGCAGCCCCCGAAACGGGCGTGGCGCTGCGTCCCGACTGGCAGTATTGGGTGCAGGACGACAACCCGCCGCTGGCTCCCAGCTACCAGGCCTCGTACCAGCCGTTTGGCGATTTGCTGCTGGACTTCCCGCAAACCGGCACCGTGACGGACTACCGCCGCGAGCTGGATATCACGCAGGCCGTGGCGCGAACCACTTACCGGCAGGGCGGTGTGGCGTTTACCCGCGAGTACTTCGCCAGCGCCCCTCAGCAAGCCCTGTTCTGCCACCTGACGGCCTCGGCCAAAGGCAAAATCACGCTGAACGCCCGCTTCGCGAGCCTGCACGATAAGCGCAAAATCTACCGCCTCGATGACCACACGCTGGCCCTGGCGGTGCAGGTGCGCGACGGCGTGCTGCGCGGCGTGAGCTACCTGCGGGCGACGACGAAAGGCGGCAAAGTGACCGTGACCAACGACCAGCTGCGCATCGAAAACGCCGATGAAGTCACGTTCAGTCTCACGGCCGCCACCAATTTCAAGAGCTACCAGGATGTATCGGGACAGCCCGAGCAGCTCGCGAAGCAGGCGTTGGACAACGCTTTAGCTAAAAGCTATGCTGAGCTGAAAGCGACGCACGTCCGCGACTATCAGCAGCTGTTCAATCCTTTCGCCATCGACTTTGGCCACACGGCCAACGAGCAGCTGCCGACGGATGCCCGCATCCTGAAATTCAGCCCTGCTGCCGACCCGGCGCTGCTGGCGCTGTACATGCAGTTTGGGCGCTACCTGCTGATTTCCTCGTCGCGCGCCGGTGGGCCGCCCGCCAACCTGCAAGGGCTGTGGAACGAGTCGTTGACGCCGTCGTGGGGCAGCAAATACACCACCAACATCAACCTGGAGATGAACTACTGGCCGGCCGAGGTCCTGAACCTGTCGGCCTGCGCCACGCCGCTGTTCAGCTTCATCGACCAGCTAGCCAAAACCGGCCAAACCACCGCCAACGCCAACTACAACGCCCCGGGCTGGGTGCTGCACCACAACACCGATATCTGGGCCGGCACCGCGCCCATCAACGCCGCCAATCACGGCATCTGGGTGACGGGCGCGGCCTGGCTGTGCCAGCCCATTTGGGAGCACTACCAGTTCACGCAGGACCGGGAATTTTTGCGCCAGCATTACCCCGTATTGAAGCAGGCCGCGCAGTTTTACGCCGCTTTCCTGGTACGCGACGCGCGCACCGGCTGGCTTATCAGCACGCCTTCCAACTCGCCGGAGCACGGCGGGCTGGTGGCCGGGCCCACCATGGACCATCAGATTATCCGGGAGCTGTTTAAAACCACCAGTGCCGCCGCTAAAGCCCTGGGCGTAGATGCCGACTTGCAAAAGGACCTCACCGCCAAAGCCGGCCAGATAGCGCCTAACCAAATCGGCAAGCACGGCCAGCTGCAGGAGTGGCTCGAGGACAAGGACGACCCCGCCGACACGCACCGCCACGTGTCGCACCTCTGGGGCGTGTTTCCGGGCACCGACGTCACCTGGAGTCAACCGAAGTTGGTGGAAGCGGCCCGCACCTCGCTCGCCCAGCGCGGCGACGGCGGCACCGGCTGGAGCCTGGCCTGGAAAGTGAATCTCTGGGCCCGTTTCCGCGACGGCAACCACGCCCTGCTCATCCTCCAAAACCTGCTTTCGCCGGCCGAAAACGGCACCGCGCCCGAGCAGGGCGGCGTGTACAAAAACCTGTTCGACGCCCACCCGCCGTTTCAGATTGACGGCAACTTCGGCGGCGCGGCCGGCATGGCCGAAATGCTGCTGCAAAGCCAAACCGATGCGCTGGACTTGCTGCCTGCGCTGCCCACCGCCTGGGCCACCGGCAGCGTGCGCGGCCTGCGCGCGCGCGGTGGCTTTGTGGTGGATATGCAGTGGGCACAGGGCAAGCTGCAAGCCGTTGATATTAAGTCGGAGGCCGGGCGAGAATGCGTGGTGAAGTATGGTGGTAAGGAAATCCGGTTTGCGACTAGGACGGGCGGTGTTTACAAGCTGAGTGGGGAACTGCGCTAG